The following coding sequences are from one Aeromicrobium duanguangcaii window:
- a CDS encoding RNA polymerase subunit sigma-70 codes for MSVDTPVGERGDMTGVDEPTFSAMTEPHRRELHVHCYRMLGSFEDAEDAVQETFLRAWRRRETFEGRSSFQAWLYKIATNASLDLLAKKRPEPATGGEVLWLQPYPDRLLDELRAEDTDDPESAAVARETIELAYLVALQHLAPRPRAALILRDVIGWPAKDVADLLGDSVNSVNSALQRARAGLREHLPAERQDWTGGDEDPQTLELVRRYTEASIAADIDALAAMLSDEVRFAMPPTPGVLVGRDAVVDDWVQSGFETMTGLRVLPISANRQPGLAAYIWEEKEQAYLPLTIDVLRIEGGTITEIVIFHSDQFPRLGLPERLEANA; via the coding sequence ATGAGCGTGGACACACCAGTGGGGGAGCGGGGCGACATGACCGGCGTCGACGAGCCGACGTTCTCGGCGATGACCGAGCCGCACCGGCGCGAGCTGCACGTGCACTGCTACCGGATGCTCGGCTCGTTCGAGGATGCCGAGGACGCGGTGCAGGAGACGTTCCTGCGGGCCTGGCGGCGGCGCGAGACCTTCGAGGGCCGCTCGTCCTTCCAGGCCTGGCTCTACAAGATCGCGACGAACGCCAGCCTGGACCTGCTGGCGAAGAAGCGGCCGGAGCCGGCGACCGGCGGCGAGGTGCTGTGGCTTCAGCCCTACCCCGACCGGTTGCTGGACGAGCTGCGTGCCGAGGACACCGATGATCCCGAGTCCGCCGCCGTCGCCCGCGAGACGATCGAGCTGGCGTACCTGGTCGCGCTGCAGCACCTCGCGCCCCGACCGCGTGCGGCGCTGATCCTGCGGGACGTCATCGGCTGGCCGGCGAAGGACGTCGCCGACCTGTTGGGCGACTCGGTCAACTCCGTGAACAGTGCGCTGCAGCGGGCCCGCGCCGGCCTGCGCGAGCACCTGCCCGCCGAGCGCCAGGACTGGACCGGGGGCGACGAGGACCCCCAGACACTCGAGCTGGTGCGGCGATACACCGAGGCGTCCATCGCCGCGGACATCGACGCGCTCGCCGCGATGCTGAGTGACGAGGTGCGGTTCGCGATGCCGCCCACGCCCGGTGTGCTGGTGGGTCGCGACGCCGTGGTGGACGACTGGGTGCAGTCCGGCTTCGAGACCATGACGGGTCTGCGCGTGCTCCCGATCTCGGCGAACCGGCAGCCCGGCCTCGCCGCGTACATCTGGGAGGAGAAGGAGCAGGCGTACCTGCCGCTGACGATCGACGTCCTGCGCATCGAGGGCGGGACGATCACCGAGATCGTCATCTTCCACAGCGACCAGTTCCCGCGGCTGGGCCTGCCGGAGCGACTGGAGGCGAACGCATGA
- a CDS encoding GNAT family N-acetyltransferase: MVLLTPVDADNWRDITRVRPAEGQREWVADTTYYLCLSAYGDLWRSYAVEADGATVGHVMWAVDPDDGSHWIGGLVIDSEHQRRGLGRATVQALLDLWEREEPSLSGTPYREAALSVSPDNQAAIGLYRSLGFVETGEMEDDEIVLRRPRA; encoded by the coding sequence ATGGTCCTCCTGACTCCCGTCGACGCCGACAACTGGCGCGACATCACTCGCGTCCGACCAGCAGAAGGGCAGCGCGAGTGGGTCGCGGACACGACGTACTACCTGTGCCTGTCGGCGTACGGCGACCTGTGGCGCTCCTACGCCGTCGAGGCCGACGGCGCGACTGTCGGACACGTGATGTGGGCCGTGGACCCCGATGACGGCAGCCACTGGATCGGCGGCCTCGTCATCGACTCCGAGCACCAGCGCCGTGGCCTGGGTCGAGCGACCGTTCAGGCGCTGCTCGATCTGTGGGAGCGCGAGGAGCCGTCCCTGTCCGGTACCCCGTACCGGGAGGCCGCCCTGTCCGTGTCGCCGGACAATCAGGCCGCGATCGGTCTGTACCGGTCGCTCGGGTTCGTGGAGACTGGCGAGATGGAGGACGACGAGATCGTGCTGCGCCGGCCGCGGGCCTGA
- a CDS encoding immune inhibitor A domain-containing protein yields the protein MRITHAGVSLALMAGAGLIAVVPAASAAPAGPTGPGGEPQGSNPAHVLPNPKSEKQVALRQEAWAKVLSGEATPKTVKGNEVLKVGREPAAASPNARRQAAADETQDQYVELSNERTDKVFVLLVEFGDQRHPNFPDRDTAPNTVGPARFDGPRFNEIPKPGPDDNRTQWRKNYTKNYYKNLYFGEGDGVESLKTYYERQSSGRYSVEGMVTNFTRVPYNQARYGRSDGYPCASNVCSNTWNLVADGMTQWVADQKAAGKTDAQIRRTVAQYDIRDRYDFDGDGNFDEPDGYIDRFQIIHSGGDQADGDPIYGEDAIWSHRWKAFQNGDGVFGPQGNLDGGAQIGDTGVWVADYTIQPENGGLSVVAHEYGHDLGLPDHYDTSASGDNPVNWWTLMAQSRVSDTGDQGLGTRAADLGVWDKLQLGWLDYETVVAGQNRTIELGPHEYNSEDAQGVAVVLPDKQTVTQLPTPPEGSRQWWSGQGDDYESSMSRADIAVPAGGATLSLRTQFNIEEDYDYAWFEVEAPAGSGNWVQLPTAAIDPDAETDADEVGIDGVSNGYVSASYDLAPYAGQTIGFRARYRTDGAVQGQNADLGWSGLFVDDIRVTAGATVVLADGAETSPNGWTLDGFRSVGSSITAATDRFYLASNRAYVSYDKYLRTGPYHFGFPDRPNFAEKFPYQNGLLVNYWDASYTDNNTSQHPGAGLVLPVDANPQVLYNLQGQPWRGRIQTYDAPFGLEKSDSFYLTADGRRSYVRGAAAKPLFDDSDPNRYFTPFAEAGQPRTGVKVAGAGVKIRVLEQYGTSMRIRVQ from the coding sequence GTGAGAATCACGCATGCCGGGGTCAGCCTGGCTTTGATGGCGGGAGCCGGCCTGATCGCCGTCGTCCCGGCGGCTTCGGCCGCACCTGCCGGGCCCACAGGCCCCGGAGGAGAACCACAGGGGTCCAACCCCGCGCACGTCCTGCCGAACCCCAAGTCGGAGAAGCAGGTCGCGCTGCGGCAGGAGGCCTGGGCCAAGGTGCTCAGCGGGGAGGCGACTCCCAAGACGGTCAAGGGCAACGAGGTGCTGAAGGTCGGGCGCGAGCCCGCGGCCGCCAGTCCGAACGCCCGCCGCCAGGCTGCTGCGGACGAGACGCAGGACCAGTACGTCGAGCTCTCCAACGAGCGCACCGACAAGGTCTTCGTCCTGCTGGTGGAGTTCGGTGACCAGCGTCATCCGAACTTCCCCGACCGCGACACCGCGCCGAACACCGTCGGTCCGGCCCGTTTCGACGGGCCTCGGTTCAACGAGATCCCGAAGCCGGGCCCGGACGACAACCGGACCCAATGGCGCAAGAACTACACCAAGAACTACTACAAGAACCTCTACTTCGGTGAGGGCGACGGCGTCGAGTCGCTCAAGACCTACTACGAGCGTCAGTCGTCGGGTCGGTACAGCGTCGAGGGCATGGTCACCAACTTCACGCGGGTGCCCTACAACCAGGCGCGCTACGGCCGCAGTGACGGTTACCCGTGCGCCTCCAACGTGTGCAGCAACACCTGGAACCTCGTCGCGGACGGCATGACCCAGTGGGTCGCCGACCAGAAGGCCGCCGGCAAGACCGACGCCCAGATCCGACGGACGGTGGCGCAGTACGACATCCGCGACCGTTACGACTTCGACGGTGACGGCAACTTCGACGAGCCCGACGGCTACATCGATCGCTTCCAGATCATCCACTCCGGCGGCGACCAGGCCGACGGGGATCCGATCTACGGCGAGGACGCCATCTGGAGTCACCGCTGGAAGGCGTTCCAGAACGGCGACGGGGTCTTCGGCCCCCAGGGCAACCTCGACGGGGGCGCGCAGATCGGCGACACCGGAGTCTGGGTGGCCGACTACACGATCCAGCCCGAGAACGGCGGCCTGTCGGTCGTGGCTCACGAGTACGGTCACGATCTCGGCCTGCCCGATCACTACGACACCTCGGCGTCGGGTGACAACCCCGTCAACTGGTGGACGCTGATGGCCCAGAGCCGCGTGTCGGACACGGGCGACCAGGGTCTCGGCACGCGTGCCGCCGACCTCGGCGTCTGGGACAAGCTGCAGCTGGGTTGGCTCGACTACGAGACGGTGGTGGCCGGACAGAACCGGACGATCGAGCTCGGCCCGCACGAGTACAACTCCGAGGATGCCCAAGGCGTCGCCGTGGTGCTGCCGGACAAGCAGACCGTCACGCAGCTGCCCACGCCGCCCGAGGGCAGCAGGCAGTGGTGGTCCGGACAGGGCGACGACTACGAGTCCTCCATGTCCCGTGCGGACATCGCGGTGCCCGCTGGTGGTGCGACGTTGAGCCTCAGGACGCAGTTCAACATCGAGGAGGACTACGACTACGCATGGTTCGAGGTCGAGGCTCCCGCGGGCAGTGGGAACTGGGTCCAGCTCCCGACCGCGGCCATCGATCCTGATGCGGAGACCGATGCTGACGAGGTCGGAATCGACGGCGTCAGCAACGGCTACGTGTCGGCGTCCTACGATCTGGCGCCCTATGCCGGTCAGACCATCGGCTTCCGGGCTCGCTACCGCACTGACGGTGCGGTGCAGGGCCAGAATGCCGATCTGGGCTGGTCGGGTCTGTTCGTGGACGACATCCGCGTCACCGCCGGTGCCACGGTCGTCCTCGCCGACGGCGCCGAGACCTCACCCAACGGGTGGACGCTCGACGGGTTCAGGTCGGTGGGCAGCAGCATCACGGCCGCGACCGACCGGTTCTACCTCGCCAGCAACCGTGCGTACGTGTCGTACGACAAGTACCTGCGGACCGGGCCGTACCACTTCGGGTTCCCGGACCGGCCGAACTTCGCGGAGAAGTTCCCGTACCAGAACGGCCTGCTGGTGAACTACTGGGACGCGTCGTACACCGACAACAACACCAGCCAGCACCCCGGTGCGGGACTGGTGCTGCCGGTGGACGCCAACCCGCAGGTGCTCTACAACCTGCAGGGTCAGCCGTGGCGCGGACGGATCCAGACGTACGACGCACCGTTCGGTCTGGAGAAGTCGGACTCGTTCTACCTGACGGCCGACGGTCGCCGCAGTTACGTCCGTGGGGCGGCGGCCAAGCCGCTGTTCGACGACTCCGACCCGAACCGGTACTTCACGCCGTTCGCGGAAGCGGGCCAGCCGCGGACGGGCGTGAAGGTCGCCGGGGCCGGGGTGAAGATCCGGGTGCTCGAGCAGTACGGCACCTCGATGCGGATCCGGGTGCAGTAG
- a CDS encoding GNAT family N-acetyltransferase → MTDDVSALTVRPARHDDQPTLEAWSSRDPVAWVDRARLSAELGTRNYRYEWSWIAERGDRPVGRALWWGSENAERPVTLDCLLVAESEPRPDGVGAALIRAGIAEFGAGPALEFNVDVDVRWTQNPAAVEAVEWRSRAARAGGFTRSTERLSFARIDSTPRPQRPRRLGFRPGTDDEFRTLFAAVAPGSLDAHTLAMVAEQGVDALADDDLQFYLSLPGSRDAWRIATLADGTTVGFTIATRTAYDASISYLGVLPEHRGRGFVDELLAQMVHLHHDDGEQRIVGTTDAANAPMAAAFGRAGFETTRVRIVHAR, encoded by the coding sequence GTGACCGACGACGTCAGCGCTCTCACGGTCCGGCCGGCCCGGCACGATGACCAGCCCACGCTCGAAGCGTGGTCGAGCAGGGACCCGGTGGCCTGGGTCGACCGAGCCCGTCTCTCAGCCGAGCTGGGGACACGGAACTACCGGTACGAGTGGTCGTGGATCGCTGAGCGCGGTGACCGCCCGGTCGGCCGCGCCCTGTGGTGGGGGAGCGAGAACGCCGAGCGCCCGGTGACTCTCGACTGCCTCCTCGTCGCGGAGTCCGAGCCCCGTCCCGACGGGGTCGGCGCCGCGCTGATCCGTGCCGGGATCGCCGAATTCGGGGCCGGCCCGGCGTTGGAGTTCAACGTCGACGTCGACGTCCGGTGGACGCAGAACCCGGCCGCGGTCGAGGCCGTCGAGTGGCGTTCACGGGCCGCGCGCGCGGGCGGGTTCACCCGCTCGACAGAGCGACTCAGCTTCGCCCGGATCGACTCGACGCCGCGTCCGCAGCGGCCTCGGCGGCTCGGCTTCCGGCCCGGGACCGACGACGAGTTCCGAACCCTGTTCGCGGCGGTCGCGCCGGGCAGCCTCGATGCCCACACCCTCGCGATGGTGGCGGAGCAGGGCGTCGATGCGCTGGCCGACGACGATCTGCAGTTCTACCTCTCCCTGCCGGGCAGCCGCGACGCCTGGCGGATCGCGACTCTCGCCGATGGCACGACGGTCGGCTTCACGATCGCGACCAGGACGGCCTACGACGCCAGCATCAGCTACCTCGGTGTCCTGCCGGAGCACCGCGGGCGCGGGTTCGTGGACGAGCTGCTGGCGCAGATGGTCCACCTGCACCACGACGACGGGGAGCAGCGCATCGTGGGAACGACCGACGCCGCGAACGCTCCGATGGCCGCCGCCTTCGGGCGCGCCGGGTTCGAGACGACGCGGGTGCGGATCGTCCACGCCCGGTAG
- a CDS encoding TetR/AcrR family transcriptional regulator yields the protein MASARPALNGQTLSATAADVADELGFEHVTVSEVARRVGVKPASVYFHLDGADDLRGRVSALALTELGERLALALAGRAGRDALEALVDAVRGYAVEHPGRWASTQVRITAPEAGAAGARVAALMLAVVRGYGLPPKEQTHAVRLIGSTVNGFVRLHVHGSFDHSDPDPEASWLRMTQALDTALTHWPTTATSEETAR from the coding sequence ATGGCATCTGCCAGACCGGCACTGAACGGCCAGACGCTCAGCGCCACGGCCGCGGACGTCGCGGACGAGCTGGGCTTCGAGCACGTCACCGTCTCGGAGGTCGCCCGGCGCGTCGGGGTGAAGCCGGCCAGCGTGTACTTCCACCTCGACGGCGCCGACGACCTGCGCGGCCGGGTCAGCGCCCTGGCACTGACCGAGCTGGGGGAGCGGCTCGCCCTCGCGCTCGCCGGGCGTGCGGGCCGCGACGCGCTCGAGGCGCTGGTCGACGCGGTGCGCGGCTACGCCGTCGAGCACCCGGGCCGATGGGCGTCCACGCAGGTGCGCATCACCGCGCCCGAGGCCGGAGCTGCCGGTGCCCGAGTGGCCGCGCTGATGCTGGCGGTGGTGCGTGGCTACGGGCTTCCGCCCAAGGAGCAGACCCACGCCGTGCGGCTGATCGGCAGCACGGTCAACGGCTTCGTCCGCCTGCACGTGCACGGCAGCTTCGACCACTCCGACCCCGATCCCGAGGCGTCGTGGCTGCGCATGACGCAGGCCCTCGACACCGCCCTGACCCACTGGCCGACCACGGCCACCTCCGAGGAGACCGCCCGATGA
- a CDS encoding SGNH/GDSL hydrolase family protein, whose product MTDHLQDVPLDASLFRGVVEVEHTPRGVQPHRLPAWARRQLPDPQLLMAQAQPSGVRLVFRTAATTIEVEAFPTRVAYVGAPPRPLGVYELIVDGVPTARGSVDGGVVLTIDMTTGGRDVSAGEPGTLTFGGLPGTDKTVELWLPHNEMTELVALRADAPVSAVPAGDRPVWLHHGSSISHGSNALTPTGTWPAIASAAAGVDLINLGFSGSALLDPATARTMRDLRADVISVKIGINLVNADLMRLRGFTAAMHGFLDTIRDGHPDTPLLLISPILCPIHEDTPGPGRPDPATLGTDAVKFMAVGDPADVAWGKLTLRVIREQMRQIVEARRQDDPNLHYLDGSELYGEDDAVVHPLPDALHPDAETHVLMGERFAKLALIPGGLLARRG is encoded by the coding sequence ATGACCGACCACCTGCAGGACGTCCCGCTCGATGCCTCGCTGTTCCGCGGGGTCGTCGAGGTCGAGCACACCCCACGCGGCGTGCAGCCACACCGGCTGCCGGCATGGGCGCGCCGCCAGCTGCCCGATCCGCAACTGCTGATGGCGCAGGCGCAGCCGTCCGGAGTCCGGCTCGTGTTCCGCACGGCCGCGACCACGATCGAGGTGGAGGCGTTCCCGACCCGGGTGGCCTACGTGGGCGCTCCACCGCGACCGCTCGGCGTCTACGAACTGATCGTCGACGGTGTTCCCACCGCGCGCGGTTCGGTCGACGGGGGAGTCGTGCTGACGATCGACATGACGACCGGAGGGCGCGACGTGAGCGCCGGCGAGCCCGGAACCCTCACGTTCGGCGGTCTTCCCGGCACGGACAAGACCGTCGAGCTGTGGCTTCCCCACAACGAGATGACCGAGCTGGTGGCGCTGCGCGCCGACGCGCCGGTGTCGGCCGTTCCCGCCGGTGACCGTCCCGTCTGGCTGCACCACGGCAGCTCGATCAGCCACGGCTCGAACGCGCTGACACCGACCGGCACCTGGCCGGCCATCGCGTCGGCGGCTGCCGGGGTGGACCTGATCAACCTCGGCTTCAGTGGCAGCGCCCTGCTCGACCCGGCGACGGCGCGCACGATGCGCGACCTCCGGGCCGACGTCATCAGCGTGAAGATCGGCATCAACCTGGTCAACGCGGACCTCATGCGGCTGCGCGGATTCACCGCGGCGATGCACGGCTTCCTCGACACGATCCGCGACGGTCATCCGGACACGCCGCTGCTGTTGATCTCGCCGATCCTGTGCCCGATCCACGAGGACACCCCGGGCCCGGGCCGGCCGGACCCGGCCACGCTCGGGACCGACGCGGTGAAGTTCATGGCCGTGGGCGACCCCGCGGACGTGGCGTGGGGCAAGCTCACGCTGCGCGTCATCCGTGAGCAGATGCGCCAGATCGTCGAGGCTCGCCGGCAGGACGACCCGAACCTGCACTACCTCGACGGCTCGGAGCTGTACGGCGAGGACGACGCAGTGGTCCACCCGCTGCCGGACGCTCTGCACCCCGACGCGGAGACCCACGTCCTCATGGGTGAGCGGTTCGCGAAGCTGGCGCTGATTCCTGGTGGGTTGCTCGCGCGCAGAGGATGA
- a CDS encoding GAF and ANTAR domain-containing protein, with the protein MRMADAARELEDQHDPAATVKNAVELLVRHVEACSSASISLVYSKRRVETPAASDDLAALGDQLQEQLSEGPALSTLWEHETVYIPNLIEDARWPRWGSHLAEATGARTVLTLRLFTLSEVIGALSMYSTEVDAFTAEDQAEGLALAAHIAIAVLAAQKVERYETALDSRAIIGQACGLLMERYDIDATRAFALLTRVSSTENVKLRSIAAELIHTRHLP; encoded by the coding sequence ATGCGCATGGCGGACGCGGCCCGCGAGTTGGAGGATCAGCACGATCCTGCCGCGACCGTGAAGAACGCCGTCGAGTTGCTGGTCCGCCATGTCGAAGCGTGTTCCTCAGCCAGCATCTCGCTGGTGTACAGCAAGCGGCGCGTAGAGACCCCCGCCGCCAGTGACGACCTGGCAGCCCTCGGCGACCAGCTCCAGGAGCAGTTGAGCGAGGGTCCCGCGCTGAGCACGCTGTGGGAGCACGAGACGGTCTACATCCCGAACCTCATCGAGGACGCCCGTTGGCCCCGGTGGGGCTCACACCTCGCCGAGGCCACCGGTGCCCGCACCGTCCTGACCCTCCGCCTGTTCACGCTCTCGGAGGTCATCGGGGCACTCAGCATGTACTCGACCGAGGTCGACGCCTTCACCGCCGAGGATCAGGCGGAGGGACTCGCCCTGGCCGCTCACATCGCCATCGCCGTCCTCGCCGCGCAGAAGGTGGAGCGGTACGAGACGGCGTTGGACTCGCGCGCCATCATCGGCCAGGCCTGTGGCTTGCTGATGGAGCGCTACGACATCGACGCGACGAGGGCGTTCGCCCTGCTGACCCGCGTCTCCTCGACGGAGAACGTCAAGCTGCGCAGCATTGCGGCAGAACTCATCCACACCCGACACCTGCCGTAG
- a CDS encoding DUF1269 domain-containing protein, producing the protein MSEHNYTLFVSTYDDTESAADDFTAIKDVDDLVVAGVVLSRDASGQTKVEEHGGSVVAAGTTVGAVAGLVVGLFAPPLLLSGVIGAAIGAGAGAIAKRHEEKKIGVDAEEWLPPGSSALVAVVDDLYLDRVDKAVTKAAKRISKAIDKGDYDAVVKAVNEGDEKVFEAVTS; encoded by the coding sequence ATGTCAGAGCACAACTACACCCTGTTCGTCTCGACGTACGACGACACCGAGTCCGCCGCCGACGACTTCACGGCGATCAAGGACGTCGACGACCTCGTGGTCGCCGGTGTGGTCCTGTCTCGTGATGCGTCGGGGCAGACGAAGGTCGAGGAGCACGGCGGCAGCGTGGTCGCCGCCGGCACCACGGTCGGAGCCGTCGCCGGCCTCGTGGTCGGGCTCTTCGCGCCGCCGCTGCTGCTGTCAGGCGTGATCGGTGCCGCCATCGGCGCCGGCGCGGGCGCCATCGCGAAGCGGCACGAGGAGAAGAAGATCGGCGTGGACGCCGAGGAATGGCTCCCGCCGGGCTCCTCCGCACTGGTGGCCGTCGTCGACGACCTCTACCTCGACCGTGTCGACAAGGCGGTCACCAAGGCCGCCAAGAGGATCAGCAAGGCCATCGACAAGGGCGACTACGACGCCGTCGTGAAGGCCGTGAACGAGGGCGACGAGAAGGTCTTCGAAGCCGTCACGTCCTGA
- a CDS encoding NAD(P)-dependent alcohol dehydrogenase, whose amino-acid sequence MRAAVYDRYGGPEQLQVQDVPVPSPSSGQVLVRIEATSVNLSDWECLTGSPVYARIGGLRRPARRTLGSDIAGVIERVGEAVTRFRPGDAVYGDNLALKGGFAEYALAPESALAPVPEGLGFAEASTIPQAGAIAWQGTEKALPDARVLINGAGGGSGSFAIQLAKRRGAHVIAVDNGTKQDFMRSLGADEVVDYEREDFTRTAEPYDLVLDLVAHRSPLAYRRALARGGTYRCVGGSVGTLLGVLTVGAVTGAATGRSLGVLAVKQGPAFFEPIGALVAGGEVITHAERIFTLDQVADAVAYVGEGRTRVKVVVVP is encoded by the coding sequence ATGAGAGCTGCGGTGTACGACCGGTACGGCGGTCCCGAGCAGCTCCAGGTGCAGGACGTGCCCGTGCCGTCGCCGTCCTCAGGTCAGGTGCTCGTTCGGATCGAGGCGACGTCGGTGAACCTGAGCGACTGGGAGTGCCTCACGGGCTCGCCGGTCTATGCGCGGATCGGCGGCCTGCGTCGGCCGGCGCGTAGGACACTCGGCTCGGACATCGCCGGTGTGATCGAGCGGGTCGGGGAGGCCGTGACCCGCTTCCGCCCGGGCGATGCGGTGTACGGCGACAACCTGGCTCTCAAGGGCGGCTTCGCCGAGTACGCACTCGCTCCGGAGTCGGCGTTGGCCCCCGTGCCCGAAGGCCTCGGCTTCGCCGAGGCGTCCACGATCCCGCAGGCGGGTGCCATCGCGTGGCAGGGCACCGAGAAGGCGCTCCCGGATGCGCGGGTGCTGATCAACGGAGCCGGTGGCGGCTCAGGGTCCTTCGCGATCCAGCTCGCGAAGCGACGCGGCGCCCACGTCATTGCGGTCGACAACGGCACGAAGCAGGACTTCATGCGCTCGCTGGGCGCCGACGAGGTTGTCGACTACGAGCGCGAGGACTTCACGCGGACGGCCGAGCCGTACGACCTCGTCCTCGACCTGGTCGCCCACCGGTCGCCGCTGGCGTACCGCCGCGCCCTCGCCCGCGGCGGGACCTACCGCTGCGTGGGCGGATCCGTGGGCACGCTCCTGGGCGTGCTGACGGTCGGAGCGGTCACGGGGGCGGCCACCGGCCGTTCGCTCGGCGTCCTCGCGGTGAAGCAGGGACCCGCGTTCTTCGAGCCGATCGGCGCGCTCGTGGCCGGTGGCGAGGTCATCACGCACGCGGAGCGGATCTTCACCCTCGATCAGGTCGCGGACGCGGTCGCGTACGTCGGTGAGGGGCGTACCCGGGTCAAGGTCGTGGTCGTGCCGTGA
- a CDS encoding enoyl-CoA hydratase-related protein, with the protein MSQAAPHLDRRDDVFVLNLGDGENRFHPDWVAAVDAALDEVEKTEGAKALVTTATGKFFSNGLDLEWLGSHADQMGEYVAAVEGLFARVLGLPLITVAAIQGHAFAAGAMLTLAHDFRVMRDDRGFWCLPEVDIHIPFTPGMNALITARLAPQVAHESMTTGRRYGGADARDLAIVDRAVSEDAVLPTALEIATANAGKTGDTLGTIKARMYEETLKVLRDH; encoded by the coding sequence GTGAGCCAAGCCGCCCCCCACCTCGACCGCCGTGACGACGTCTTCGTCCTGAACCTCGGTGACGGAGAGAACCGCTTCCACCCCGACTGGGTCGCCGCGGTCGACGCCGCGCTCGACGAGGTCGAGAAGACCGAGGGCGCCAAGGCCCTCGTCACCACGGCAACCGGCAAGTTCTTCTCGAACGGTCTGGACCTGGAGTGGCTCGGCAGCCACGCCGACCAGATGGGCGAGTACGTCGCCGCCGTCGAGGGGCTGTTCGCCCGCGTGCTGGGTCTGCCCCTCATCACGGTGGCCGCCATCCAGGGTCACGCCTTCGCCGCCGGCGCGATGCTGACGCTGGCTCACGACTTCCGGGTGATGCGCGACGACCGCGGCTTCTGGTGCCTGCCCGAGGTGGACATCCACATCCCGTTCACGCCCGGCATGAACGCGCTCATCACTGCGCGCCTCGCCCCGCAGGTCGCCCACGAGTCGATGACGACCGGTCGCCGCTACGGCGGGGCCGACGCGCGTGACCTCGCGATCGTCGATCGAGCCGTCTCGGAGGACGCGGTGCTTCCCACGGCGCTCGAGATCGCCACGGCGAACGCCGGCAAGACCGGCGACACCCTCGGCACCATCAAGGCACGCATGTACGAGGAGACGCTGAAGGTCCTGCGCGACCACTGA
- a CDS encoding DUF6069 family protein — translation MSSVDIARPRLGRVALTGLAATVGAAAVTTACGALAKATGVDFEIPDGGESIPTGAFATVTAGFSLVGVVLAVALARWSARPARRFLQITVTLTAVSLVPPFTVGGNGATTATLVGLHLLAAAVVIPAFMRSLRG, via the coding sequence ATGAGCAGCGTGGACATCGCTCGTCCCCGACTCGGCCGAGTGGCTCTGACCGGACTGGCTGCGACCGTCGGGGCCGCCGCCGTGACCACCGCGTGCGGCGCGCTCGCGAAGGCGACGGGTGTCGACTTCGAGATCCCCGACGGCGGCGAGTCCATCCCCACCGGTGCCTTCGCGACCGTGACCGCCGGCTTCTCGCTGGTGGGTGTCGTCCTCGCGGTCGCCCTGGCTCGGTGGAGTGCTCGCCCGGCCCGGCGGTTCCTGCAGATCACGGTCACGCTGACAGCGGTGTCCTTGGTCCCGCCCTTCACGGTCGGAGGGAACGGAGCCACCACGGCCACGCTGGTCGGACTGCACCTGCTCGCCGCCGCCGTCGTGATCCCGGCCTTCATGCGGAGCCTGCGGGGCTGA